One genomic window of Sulfurovum lithotrophicum includes the following:
- a CDS encoding DASS family sodium-coupled anion symporter, giving the protein MFQINKEEEIMSHHPKKTMEKHWLQAAVLLSGLILWFLPTPSGLETQAWHLFAIFISAIFAVIINAMPIFTSSILALAAVILTGTLTTKQAYSGFSEGFILLIIVAFLIARGVIKSGLGKRIAFLIIRKFGTSSLKLGYSIVAADMFISPAFPSNTARSGVLFPIVNALAADSGSKVSDGSRKKIGSFLMMTSMAGLTLSSTLWLTAMAANPAGAKMAQKLGVEISYGSWALAASVPVLILYFLVPWVIFKIYPPELKETPEAPQIAQKALDKMGPVHKNEWIMAGVFIGMVILWVMSGSWGLDKTAVAFLGLGILMLTNIFTLDDLRGEGNALGTLVWFAILYAMSKYLNELGFMGWVGEHISTSVEGFSWPVVYVSLIVGYVLIHYFFVSQTAQMLALFSVFLGVALKAGVPSELMAYMLLFATNFNAIITPQGSSANVIYTGSGYIEAGEVYKIGGIITAVNTLIFLTVGTAWIIFIT; this is encoded by the coding sequence GTGTTCCAGATCAATAAAGAAGAGGAAATAATGTCACATCATCCTAAAAAGACCATGGAAAAACACTGGCTGCAGGCCGCAGTTCTTCTTTCGGGCCTTATTTTGTGGTTCCTGCCTACACCCTCCGGTCTTGAGACGCAGGCCTGGCATCTGTTCGCCATTTTCATTTCGGCTATCTTTGCGGTGATTATCAATGCCATGCCGATCTTCACTTCTTCTATACTTGCGCTTGCAGCCGTGATATTGACGGGTACCCTTACAACCAAACAGGCCTACAGCGGTTTCTCCGAAGGGTTTATTCTGTTGATCATCGTTGCTTTTCTGATAGCCAGAGGGGTCATCAAATCGGGGCTTGGCAAGCGGATCGCCTTTTTGATCATCAGGAAGTTCGGTACTTCGAGTCTGAAACTGGGGTACTCCATCGTGGCGGCCGATATGTTCATCTCCCCGGCATTCCCGAGCAATACGGCACGGTCCGGGGTACTTTTCCCCATTGTGAATGCTTTGGCGGCGGACAGTGGATCGAAAGTCTCTGACGGGTCACGCAAGAAGATCGGTTCTTTTCTGATGATGACCTCCATGGCCGGCCTGACACTCTCATCCACACTCTGGCTGACCGCTATGGCAGCGAATCCTGCCGGTGCGAAGATGGCCCAGAAGTTGGGAGTGGAGATCTCCTACGGTTCCTGGGCGTTGGCTGCTTCCGTACCGGTGCTTATCCTCTATTTTCTCGTACCCTGGGTAATTTTCAAGATTTACCCTCCCGAACTCAAAGAGACGCCAGAAGCACCGCAGATCGCACAGAAAGCGCTGGATAAGATGGGACCTGTACATAAAAATGAGTGGATCATGGCAGGTGTATTTATCGGTATGGTGATACTTTGGGTAATGTCCGGCAGCTGGGGTCTGGACAAGACGGCCGTTGCCTTTTTGGGATTGGGTATTTTGATGCTGACAAATATTTTCACACTCGATGACCTCAGAGGCGAGGGGAATGCCCTGGGAACGCTGGTCTGGTTCGCTATTTTGTATGCCATGTCCAAATACCTCAATGAACTGGGATTTATGGGGTGGGTGGGTGAACACATTTCGACAAGCGTCGAGGGATTCTCCTGGCCGGTAGTGTATGTCTCTCTAATCGTCGGATATGTGCTGATACACTACTTTTTTGTTTCCCAGACCGCGCAGATGCTGGCACTTTTCTCGGTCTTCCTCGGGGTAGCGTTGAAAGCGGGTGTGCCATCGGAACTGATGGCATACATGCTTCTTTTTGCTACCAATTTCAATGCCATCATCACACCGCAGGGCTCCTCTGCGAATGTGATCTATACGGGAAGCGGCTATATCGAAGCGGGTGAAGTGTATAAGATAGGCGGGATTATCACGGCAGTCAATACGCTGATATTTCTTACGGTAGGTACGGCATGGATTATATTTATAACATAA
- a CDS encoding SLC13 family permease has product MMEQTKKIAISLILGGLAFAGMIPFFNFEQSMMVAMIVLMVTLWTNEGVPLAVVSLLPIVFFPAAGILTTKETTINYANPIIYLFLGGFLIAIAVEKTGLHKVIANRMLALFPRSVRGIIFALIITSGLLSSVLSNTTTTLLLLPIALFLTEDVKLKMRLALGIAYGASIGGILTPIGTPPNLILMGIMEEMGMQAIPFATWMYLVAPLVLTMFIAVGFILSMGLKDMHIETDLEKTVLTSEQKKVLAVIFGLIAMLLVNAPIKPFYSGLGLSEPGLLLGAGLLLFVPPFSILDWMADKDNIPYRIMFLFGAGFAIAAAFSKTGMAQEIATLLAGFSSLPLLLFILLIATMVTFTTEITSNTALISIMLPILYAMAKQTGIDPTIIMLVATICASYAFMLPIATPPNAIAMSSGVISIRTMAAYGFVFNILGIIFIVTIANFFWIKVL; this is encoded by the coding sequence ATGATGGAACAGACTAAAAAGATCGCAATCAGTCTCATATTGGGAGGCTTGGCCTTTGCCGGCATGATCCCTTTTTTCAACTTTGAACAATCGATGATGGTTGCCATGATCGTCCTGATGGTCACACTGTGGACCAACGAGGGGGTCCCTCTGGCAGTGGTCTCACTGTTGCCAATTGTTTTTTTTCCGGCTGCAGGTATTCTCACCACAAAAGAGACGACCATTAATTATGCCAATCCCATCATCTACCTTTTCCTGGGAGGTTTCCTTATCGCCATTGCGGTGGAAAAGACCGGACTGCACAAGGTCATAGCCAACCGTATGCTGGCACTCTTTCCCCGTAGTGTCAGGGGTATCATCTTTGCCCTCATCATCACTTCCGGACTTCTCAGCTCCGTACTTTCTAACACGACGACCACCCTGCTTCTCTTGCCTATCGCACTCTTTTTGACAGAAGATGTCAAACTGAAAATGCGGCTGGCACTCGGTATCGCCTACGGTGCGAGCATCGGCGGCATCCTCACCCCTATCGGTACACCCCCGAACCTCATTTTGATGGGGATCATGGAAGAGATGGGGATGCAGGCGATCCCTTTTGCCACTTGGATGTACCTTGTCGCTCCTTTGGTACTTACGATGTTCATTGCAGTAGGATTTATATTGAGTATGGGTCTGAAAGATATGCATATAGAGACCGATCTTGAGAAGACAGTGTTGACCTCTGAGCAGAAAAAAGTACTCGCTGTTATATTTGGACTGATCGCCATGCTCCTGGTCAATGCTCCGATAAAACCTTTCTACAGCGGGCTTGGCCTGAGTGAACCCGGACTGCTGCTTGGTGCGGGCTTGCTGCTTTTTGTCCCTCCGTTCTCCATTCTGGACTGGATGGCGGACAAAGACAACATTCCCTACCGTATCATGTTTCTTTTTGGTGCAGGTTTTGCCATTGCTGCTGCATTCAGCAAGACCGGCATGGCTCAGGAGATCGCCACACTCTTGGCAGGTTTCTCCAGCCTGCCTCTGTTACTCTTCATTCTACTGATCGCAACCATGGTGACCTTCACCACAGAGATCACCAGCAATACCGCCCTGATCTCCATTATGCTCCCCATCCTTTATGCAATGGCAAAACAGACAGGGATCGATCCGACGATCATTATGCTGGTGGCTACCATCTGTGCCTCCTACGCTTTCATGCTTCCTATCGCCACACCGCCAAACGCCATCGCCATGAGCTCAGGAGTGATCAGCATCAGGACCATGGCGGCTTACGGTTTTGTATTCAACATCCTGGGGATCATCTTCATCGTCACCATCGCCAATTTCTTCTGGATCAAAGTACTATAG
- a CDS encoding alpha-ketoacid dehydrogenase subunit beta, translated as MLYREALNKAIDEAMAIDETVVALGEDVGLYGGSYRVTEGLVAKYGEKRLIDTPIAELSIVGNAVGMAMGGLRPIAEIMTANFALLAFDQIINHMAKYRYMSAGKITLPMVVRFPQGVSRQLAAQHSESYEQMLSAVPGLIVFAAGDVNYAYHALKYAIMSDDPVVFIEHELLYNKKGEVDLNTKIDPFKARVLKEGKDVTIVSYLKMVDDVMAAVPEIEKQLGKSCEVIDLCSLNPVDYETLEASLKKTGAIVVVEEDHKTGGYGAQIVSWAAEEMFYSLDAAPLRIAGEDVPIPYNRKLELASIPTPASISEKIVAWAKNNGL; from the coding sequence ATGTTGTATCGTGAAGCATTGAACAAAGCGATAGACGAGGCGATGGCGATCGATGAGACCGTGGTTGCCCTGGGTGAGGATGTCGGACTGTACGGAGGAAGCTACCGCGTGACGGAAGGCCTTGTCGCCAAATACGGGGAAAAGAGGCTGATCGATACACCCATCGCAGAACTCTCCATTGTGGGAAATGCCGTGGGTATGGCAATGGGCGGGCTGCGTCCGATAGCGGAGATCATGACGGCGAACTTCGCTCTGCTTGCCTTTGATCAGATCATCAACCATATGGCGAAGTACCGCTATATGAGTGCCGGAAAGATCACACTGCCGATGGTGGTACGTTTTCCTCAGGGGGTCAGCCGTCAGCTGGCTGCGCAGCATTCCGAGAGTTACGAGCAGATGCTCAGTGCCGTACCCGGCCTGATCGTATTTGCAGCAGGAGATGTGAACTATGCCTACCATGCGCTGAAATATGCCATTATGAGTGACGACCCCGTTGTTTTCATTGAACATGAACTTCTCTATAACAAAAAAGGAGAAGTGGACCTCAATACGAAGATCGATCCTTTCAAGGCACGTGTTCTCAAAGAGGGCAAAGATGTGACCATCGTCAGCTATCTGAAAATGGTCGATGATGTGATGGCCGCAGTGCCGGAGATAGAAAAGCAGCTCGGCAAGAGCTGTGAAGTGATAGATCTCTGTTCTCTTAACCCTGTTGACTATGAAACTCTTGAAGCCTCACTGAAAAAGACAGGTGCGATCGTTGTCGTGGAGGAAGACCATAAAACGGGTGGATACGGAGCGCAGATAGTCAGCTGGGCGGCTGAAGAGATGTTCTACAGTCTCGATGCGGCACCGCTGAGGATCGCGGGTGAGGATGTCCCGATCCCCTACAATCGAAAACTTGAACTTGCTTCGATCCCCACACCTGCTTCTATTAGCGAGAAGATCGTTGCGTGGGCAAAGAACAACGGTCTATAG
- a CDS encoding thiamine pyrophosphate-dependent dehydrogenase E1 component subunit alpha, translated as MNKLLAEEIYYDMLLGRAFELAAKEHYMAGDIAGFLHLDIGQEGFSVSAMKAFGKGDVFTTYREHVMAIARGMDPKAVMAELFGKAAGVSRGRGGSMHLFDPSHFFYGGDAIVGGQIPNAVGCAYARKFLGNEDGVMVVFGDGATNGGAFFESLNNASTQKLPLLFLCENNGYAIGTKITRVAPFEKQAKKAEPYMVTMEVDGMDAIAVYEAVKEAQHKIQDGHGPVFLEAMTCRYEGHSMSDPGTYRSKEEMGICKAKDPIERMGKVLQTSYGLDSGQLEALQKKAQAAVDDAVAFAADAPEPEPEELYADIFCKGCANV; from the coding sequence ATGAATAAACTGCTTGCGGAAGAGATCTATTATGATATGCTGCTGGGACGTGCCTTTGAACTGGCGGCAAAAGAGCACTATATGGCCGGAGATATTGCCGGTTTTCTGCATTTGGACATCGGGCAGGAGGGCTTCAGCGTTTCGGCGATGAAAGCCTTTGGCAAAGGAGATGTTTTTACGACCTACCGTGAACATGTCATGGCGATCGCAAGGGGGATGGACCCCAAGGCTGTCATGGCTGAACTGTTCGGAAAGGCTGCCGGTGTGAGCCGGGGCCGTGGCGGGTCGATGCACCTTTTTGATCCCTCTCATTTCTTTTACGGCGGTGATGCGATCGTAGGCGGACAGATCCCCAATGCGGTGGGCTGTGCCTATGCCCGTAAATTCCTTGGGAATGAGGACGGTGTGATGGTGGTGTTCGGTGACGGTGCGACCAACGGCGGTGCCTTCTTCGAGTCGCTCAACAATGCCAGTACCCAGAAACTGCCCCTGCTGTTCCTGTGTGAGAACAACGGCTATGCGATCGGAACGAAGATCACCCGTGTCGCACCGTTCGAAAAACAGGCCAAAAAGGCAGAGCCTTACATGGTGACCATGGAAGTGGACGGTATGGATGCGATAGCCGTATATGAAGCGGTCAAAGAGGCACAGCATAAGATTCAGGACGGACATGGCCCGGTTTTCCTCGAAGCGATGACCTGCCGTTATGAAGGGCACTCCATGAGTGACCCCGGCACTTATCGCAGCAAGGAAGAGATGGGAATCTGCAAAGCGAAGGACCCCATAGAACGAATGGGGAAAGTGCTTCAAACAAGCTACGGACTGGACTCTGGACAGCTGGAGGCCTTGCAGAAGAAGGCACAGGCAGCAGTAGATGATGCCGTTGCCTTTGCCGCTGATGCTCCCGAACCGGAGCCGGAAGAACTGTATGCGGATATTTTCTGCAAAGGATGTGCAAATGTATAG
- a CDS encoding acyl carrier protein, whose protein sequence is MTKDEIKKKIIEEIYEIAPEHEGETIPEDENIQRSLEIDSFDFLNLLTALNDELGVEVPESDYGEVDTVEHMADYFAKRLSK, encoded by the coding sequence ATGACGAAAGATGAGATCAAAAAGAAGATAATCGAGGAGATCTACGAGATCGCTCCGGAACACGAGGGGGAGACGATCCCCGAGGATGAGAATATTCAGCGATCGCTTGAGATAGACTCGTTCGATTTCCTGAATTTGCTGACCGCACTGAACGACGAACTTGGTGTGGAAGTACCCGAGTCCGATTACGGAGAGGTCGATACGGTCGAGCATATGGCTGACTATTTTGCCAAACGTTTATCGAAGTAA
- a CDS encoding dihydrolipoamide acetyltransferase family protein, with product MSIFKMPSLGADMESGTLMEWKVKEGEKVKKGQVIAEVESNKGVIEVEVFEDGVVDRLLVEPGTTCDVGTPIAVIVGENETAEALEKELGTQSGKEAAPKVSAETETTEKASEAKKPSKKESLKEAKTTVTKEKPKKSTDHEIKISPAARKKAEELGVDLEALAAKTEGKIGTDEVEAAAKTAKQKRGGSDSMRKAIAAAMSRSNAEIPHYYLSTSINMTPALEWLAEQNEKRSIKERILPAALTIRAVVKALQAVPELNGFWQDDALQMSEAINPGVAIARRTGGLVTPALLNAQEMDLDGTMKAFHDLITRTRSGKLRSSEITQQTIVITNLGDIGVEEVLGVIYPPQVALVGLGRIVDAPWVEGDALAVRKVMRATLAGDHRATDGRTGALFLNKLDEFLQKPEELL from the coding sequence ATGAGTATTTTTAAGATGCCGAGTCTCGGTGCTGATATGGAATCGGGCACTTTGATGGAGTGGAAAGTCAAAGAAGGCGAGAAGGTAAAGAAAGGCCAGGTGATCGCAGAGGTAGAGTCCAACAAGGGCGTGATCGAGGTCGAAGTCTTCGAGGACGGTGTTGTTGACAGGCTTCTGGTCGAACCGGGTACGACATGCGATGTCGGAACACCGATCGCCGTGATCGTCGGGGAGAATGAAACAGCGGAAGCACTGGAAAAAGAGCTGGGAACGCAGAGTGGGAAAGAGGCGGCCCCGAAAGTTTCGGCAGAAACAGAGACGACAGAGAAAGCTTCCGAAGCGAAAAAACCCTCAAAGAAAGAGAGTCTCAAAGAAGCAAAAACGACAGTCACAAAGGAAAAACCGAAAAAATCCACCGACCATGAGATTAAGATATCCCCTGCAGCTCGCAAAAAAGCGGAGGAGCTTGGTGTGGACCTGGAAGCACTTGCCGCCAAAACGGAAGGCAAGATCGGTACGGACGAGGTGGAGGCGGCAGCCAAAACGGCCAAGCAGAAGCGGGGCGGTTCCGACAGCATGCGAAAAGCGATCGCTGCGGCAATGAGCCGTTCGAATGCGGAGATCCCCCACTACTACCTTTCTACTTCCATCAACATGACACCGGCACTGGAATGGCTTGCCGAGCAGAATGAGAAACGCAGTATCAAAGAGCGCATCCTTCCTGCGGCCTTGACCATCCGCGCGGTCGTCAAGGCCCTGCAGGCGGTACCGGAGCTCAACGGTTTCTGGCAGGATGATGCCCTGCAGATGAGTGAGGCGATCAATCCCGGTGTGGCCATCGCCAGGCGGACAGGCGGGTTGGTGACGCCGGCGCTGCTCAATGCGCAGGAGATGGATCTTGATGGTACGATGAAAGCCTTTCATGATCTGATCACGCGGACACGTTCTGGCAAGCTGCGCAGTTCCGAGATCACGCAGCAGACGATCGTCATCACCAATCTCGGTGATATCGGTGTGGAAGAGGTATTGGGAGTCATCTACCCGCCGCAGGTGGCACTGGTAGGACTCGGGCGCATTGTCGATGCGCCGTGGGTTGAGGGTGATGCCCTGGCGGTACGGAAGGTCATGCGGGCAACGCTGGCAGGCGACCACCGTGCCACGGACGGACGTACCGGAGCGCTGTTCCTGAACAAACTGGATGAATTTTTACAAAAACCCGAGGAGTTGTTATGA